The following is a genomic window from Armigeres subalbatus isolate Guangzhou_Male unplaced genomic scaffold, GZ_Asu_2 Contig1974, whole genome shotgun sequence.
TACCAGCTACAGTAACACACTTTTATCATTTCAGCTGGATGTTCTCCAACGCCCGACGATACCGCCATCATCATGTACACGTCCGGTTCAACCGGCACTCCGAAGGGTGTCCTGCTATCGCATGCCAACTGCATCGGCACCATGAAGAACTTCTGCGACATCTTCAAGATCTACCCGGATGATGTGCTGATCGGATTCTTACCACTGGCTCACGTGTTCGAACTGTTGGCCGAAAGTGTCTGCTTGCTGACCGGTGTTCCAATCGGATACTCCACCGCACTGACGTTGATTGATTCCAGCTCCAAGATCATGAAGGGCTCCAAGGGTGATGCTTCGGTGCTGAAACCGACGTGCATGACGTCCGTCCCGGTAGGTCATACTCGGAAGTTTCTTTGGACTAGTTAAAGGAATTACTCGACTATTTCTTTTCCACAGCTCATTCTTGATCGCATCTCAAAAGGAATCAACGCAAAGGTGAACGCCGAGGCACCGATGAAGAAGGCTTTCTTCAAGTTTGCCTACCAGTACAAATCAAAATGGGTTGCTCGTGGATATCAGACGCCATTCTTGGACAAGTAATATTTTAAGCAATTTTGCCCAGTACTTCGATTTTGTAATAATCAATTGTTTTATTCTACCCAGAATTCTATTCAAGAAAATCGCCAAACTGCTGGGAGGTCGCATCCGTGGTGTTATGTCCGGTGGTGCTCCGTTGGCTGCCGATACTCACGAACAAATTCAACTGTGTTTGTGTGTCGAAATGATTCAAGGCTATGGGCTAACAGAAACAACCGCCGGGGCAGCCGTTACTGATAGTGAGTCATGTTTCCGCCCCCACAAATGAGGCAGTTGTTTTCATAtcgaaatattttagaattctcCATGGAATACAGCGTGGTAGGGGCCCCGTCGTCCTGCAACTACATCCGGCTAATTAACTGGGAGGAAGGAAACTATCGCGTGACGAACAAACCGTACCCGCAGGGTGAGATCGTGGTTGGTGGAACGACCGTCTCGAAGGGATACTACAAATTGCCAGGAAAAACTGAggaggaattcttcgaggaAGATGGCCAACGGTGGTTCCGCACCGGGGACGTCGGCGAAGTGCATCACGATGGTGTTCTCAAGATTATCGGTGAGTATCAGCTCTGAACTGACAGATTCCGTATCAACAACATTTTATCTGATCCTCATTATCGCATATTTTAGATCGTAAAAAGGATTTGGTTAAGCTGCAGGCCGGCGAATACGTATCTCTCGGTAAAGTAGAATCGGAACTGAAGACCTGCCCGGTGGTGGAAAACATTTGCGTTTATGGTGACTCGACGAAGCAGCACACGGTGGCGTTGATCGTACCGAACCCGCAGCATCTGGACGAGATTGCCGAACGGCAAGGGCTGAAGGGTATGGAGTTCGAGGAGCTGTGCACGTCCCCGGTCATGGAGAAGGCTGTAGTGCATGAATTGGCGGAACACGGCAAGAAATGTGAGTATTGTACTATTTCACTTCATATTATGCTAGAAGTTTGGTAGAAGCCGTTTTTGAACGCAAATGTAGAAGTTGCTATAAATTAGCCAAGACACAAACCAAAGGCGATAT
Proteins encoded in this region:
- the LOC134203564 gene encoding long-chain-fatty-acid--CoA ligase 4-like isoform X1; the encoded protein is MFIEEDVQMESFWVQTAIGAIKIIAMVYDIITFPVYLVLQRPWKRRDLAKRQKAKIIQRDATSITYRGVDEPGEMHVKMMQNNIDTLERMFEFVTKVHSTKRCIGTRKIISEEDEMQPNGRVFKKFNMGEYMWRTFIETEYAAACFGRGLRELGQQPRQNIVIFAETRAEWLIAAHGCFKQNMPLVTIYATLGDDGIAHGINETEVTTVITSHELLPKFKQVLKITPNVKKIIFMEDQLHKTDITGFKEGVEIIPFSTVVEKGEKSKMPGCSPTPDDTAIIMYTSGSTGTPKGVLLSHANCIGTMKNFCDIFKIYPDDVLIGFLPLAHVFELLAESVCLLTGVPIGYSTALTLIDSSSKIMKGSKGDASVLKPTCMTSVPLILDRISKGINAKVNAEAPMKKAFFKFAYQYKSKWVARGYQTPFLDKILFKKIAKLLGGRIRGVMSGGAPLAADTHEQIQLCLCVEMIQGYGLTETTAGAAVTDKFSMEYSVVGAPSSCNYIRLINWEEGNYRVTNKPYPQGEIVVGGTTVSKGYYKLPGKTEEEFFEEDGQRWFRTGDVGEVHHDGVLKIIDRKKDLVKLQAGEYVSLGKVESELKTCPVVENICVYGDSTKQHTVALIVPNPQHLDEIAERQGLKGMEFEELCTSPVMEKAVVHELAEHGKKCKLHRFEIPTVVTLCKDIWTPDMGLVTAAFKLKRKDIQERYKNEISRMYAS
- the LOC134203564 gene encoding long-chain-fatty-acid--CoA ligase 4-like isoform X2; its protein translation is MESFWVQTAIGAIKIIAMVYDIITFPVYLVLQRPWKRRDLAKRQKAKIIQRDATSITYRGVDEPGEMHVKMMQNNIDTLERMFEFVTKVHSTKRCIGTRKIISEEDEMQPNGRVFKKFNMGEYMWRTFIETEYAAACFGRGLRELGQQPRQNIVIFAETRAEWLIAAHGCFKQNMPLVTIYATLGDDGIAHGINETEVTTVITSHELLPKFKQVLKITPNVKKIIFMEDQLHKTDITGFKEGVEIIPFSTVVEKGEKSKMPGCSPTPDDTAIIMYTSGSTGTPKGVLLSHANCIGTMKNFCDIFKIYPDDVLIGFLPLAHVFELLAESVCLLTGVPIGYSTALTLIDSSSKIMKGSKGDASVLKPTCMTSVPLILDRISKGINAKVNAEAPMKKAFFKFAYQYKSKWVARGYQTPFLDKILFKKIAKLLGGRIRGVMSGGAPLAADTHEQIQLCLCVEMIQGYGLTETTAGAAVTDKFSMEYSVVGAPSSCNYIRLINWEEGNYRVTNKPYPQGEIVVGGTTVSKGYYKLPGKTEEEFFEEDGQRWFRTGDVGEVHHDGVLKIIDRKKDLVKLQAGEYVSLGKVESELKTCPVVENICVYGDSTKQHTVALIVPNPQHLDEIAERQGLKGMEFEELCTSPVMEKAVVHELAEHGKKCKLHRFEIPTVVTLCKDIWTPDMGLVTAAFKLKRKDIQERYKNEISRMYAS